GACAAGTCTGGCTTTTCAAAATGTTGCCTTTCAAAATCAGTATCAGGGGGTGGACAAGCCCTGACTAGCAAATTAAGCACCAATTTGTTCTGGATCTTCCTCTTTATCATCTGTAATTCTGCACGACTGTCTACCAAATCCAGCCCTTTCTCTCCTAAAGATGGATTTTCAATGTGAAACAAACAATCATATGCTTTAAATCCTTGGGTTTCCATCACTGCAACCAAATTCAGATAAGTAATATCTGAACCACACAGCTTCATCACCAATGGTTCTCTTGCATCAAAATGGATCCTTACTTGCCAAATGTCTTCATCCAAACTACAGAACAAATTAAATTTCATGTATTCATTATAATTACTCTTAATTTGGAGAGCAACCGTACAGTACAGTACAATTTAAAGTAACATGTAAGTCTATTATTTACTAATTCAGCACAATAGCAAAATTTGGAGAGCAACAATACAATACAGAACAATTTAAAGTAACAGTACCAGACAATACAGAACAATTTGGAGAGCCACAATAATACCAAATTTTTACTGTCATTGAACTAATTTGAGAGTGCAGTACACCATGTTACTAGGTTAGTTTAATTGTCCTATACTAGTCACTTCAATTGGATAAAACCTAATCCCCAACTGGATAAAAGCAGAAGATGAACAAACCCTAAAAATGCCCAATTGGATAAATCAGAGGAGGAGTAGGACAAGGGTACTTACAGTACGCCGCCAAGTCCATGCGTCAACTCATGGCTGCTGCTAGGGTTCGCCACCCACTGATGCGCCAACCGCAACCGCTGCTCCATGGTGAGTAACATCGACTCCTCATCGCCGGTCGAGTACGCGGAGCTGgagtcgtcgccgccatcctcgtcGACGCCAACCGTTCCGCTAGGAGGCCAGAACGGCATCTCACCGCCGCCGtggacgccctcgccgccgcctggcGGAATCACCGACGCCATGGACTAGGgttcgagcgaggaggaggaggggaggggaatggTGCGGCCGGGCTGGAGCTGGTGCGACCGGACCAGGTTGCAGCGCACCGGCTCGTCCTAGTCAGCGCGCGGGAACGCGCGGGCACGCGCCGATTGGCCAGCGTGgcacctgacaggtgggcccgagcTGTCGGATCGGGCGTCAATACGTATAAATACGCGTTTTAGCCTAATTTGCAAAAACTTGGACCAATGTTGGTACTCACacgcaaaaattagcaatcgtggtaccaatctgcatgtgatgcccgaattgtggtacttctgtgcaattaactcctcAGCCCAAGACCTATCAGGTTAACGGGTTTCTATTGTGCTTAATTTTGTATTATGAACTTAAACAGAATGTATATGTTAATCATTTTTGCTATTCTTCGGTCACCTGAAattttgtatagttgaggttggtTTTCTTGCTTGAAGCAGCCCACCTACACAGGATTGTATTCGGTATACGATTCAAGTACACGTAAAAATCACCGAGCTCTTGCTGATCTAGGCCTGAAAGAAGTACCGGCCCTATGCATGAATATTAATGTTCAGGGCACGCATTTCACGCACAAAAAGGTCTAGCGCACACCCTGTGCTACAGTTGGGTGATGAAGTGAGCAGCTCGTACATCCGAACAATAGATTGAAAGAATTTTTTGGTCAATCACAGGTCCAAAGACATAAATCAGTGACCTTCCACGTAGCCCATCGCTTGTTTTTCCACCCTGCATGAGAAATACACGTCCTTCCTTCTTCGAAGCAGTTTTTTCTCGTGGTAAACAATCCTTAACACATTTTGTAAAATAAGAGTAGATGGATGCTGAATTTCAGAGCAATACACGAGCAATCCACAATTAATTATGCTACTGATTTTGATCTTACATCAAACAATCGCAATCTGATCCTCGTGATCTCATCGGGCGTATTCTATGCTCAGCGCGGTTTTCTTCTCGAGGCTGAAATATCCGGTGGTCTGGCTATTGGTAGTATAAAGTGTTGATGTGGAGCTCCCAACACCAGCACCAACACCCATGGGGCTAAGATCCTCGAGGACAAGCGGCAGCTGTGACTGCTCCTGCACCCCATCAGCCAGTCGCCGGAGCTTCTCCGCCACAAGCCTCATTGCCGGCCTACTTGCACCGGGAACAAGTAAGCATTGACTCGCCAGCTCTGCAACCTGGAGAATCACAGCCATGTTAGCCTCATCTGATATTCCCCTGTCAAGGAGTTGATGGAGTGTGCCATCCGCCATAGACTCCTGAAACATCACAGTGAGGCTCTTCCTTTCCTTGGACAACGGCTTCTTCCCGGTGAGGAGCTCGATAAGAACAACCCCGAAGCTGTAGACGTCGTTCTTGACGGTGAGCTGGTAATCAAGAAGGTACTCCGGGTCAAGATACCCCGGCGTGCCTTTGGGGACAACCTGGGTGATCTCGTCGATGGTGGAGCAGCCAAAGTCGGACACCTTGGCGACCCAGCCGTCGCCGAGGAGGATGTTGGCGGGCTTCACGTCGCCGTGGAGTATCGGGCGCTCAGCCGAGTGCAGGTGCGCGAGTGCTCCGGCGGACTGGGCGGCGATCTTCAGACGGGTCCCGAGCGTGACGCAGCACCTCTGGTTCCTGGGGTGCAGCAGTTCCTGCAGGGTTCTGTTGGGCACAAACTCGTAGACGAGGATGGGCGCCTCGTACTGCAGGCAGCAGCCGAGGAGCTTGACGATGTTGGGGTGGTCGAGGCGGCAGAGGATCACCAGCTCCTGCACGAAGTCCTTGGTCCTGCTCTCGTCAACCTCCTTGCACCTCTTGACGGCGACGGCGGTGTCGCGGAGGACCGCCTTGTAGACCGTCCCCTGCCCGCCTTCCCCGACGATGTTCGCCTTCTTGAAGCTATCCGTTGCCGCCTCGATCTCGTCCCTTGTGTAGACGGTGAAGGGGATGCTTCGCCCGTGACCGTCCCTCGTCATCTCTGCTAGTATCTCGCCCCCGTGCTGTTTGAAATATTCGTCGCTCTGTCTATTGAGGGCTTCTCTTTTTATACTCCTTTTGTGGCGGATCACCTCTACTCCAAGGAAACCAACGAGACCAACCAAAATGCCGACAGAAGCGCCTGCAGGGATGAATGAAGGCTAGTCATTAGcaaggttttttttttttgcgggtgcttAGCAAGGTTTTTTTTAGCAAGTGTTTTTGACATTGATGCACATTCGCACTTTTTTTTGGCGTGAAGTTATTAAATTGGTCTACTTAGAGGAGAGAACATACAGTGTAATTTCTTAATTTGAGGAAAGGGATTAACTGTTCTATAATGAAATCCACTTTGGTGTAAAGATGTAGTATGTGTAGTATGGATTATGGGTGTACCAATTGCGAGTTTTGCTCCAGGACCAAGTGTTTGGTTGCGCGGAGGTCTCTCGCTCTCGCAGGTCCCATTTTTTGCATCGCCTGTGTAACCGTCAGGGCACACACACTCAAATCGACCGGGTAAATTTTTGCAACTTCCACGGACAGAACAAGGGTAAGGTTGAAGATCTACGCACTCATCAATATCTGCAATCAAATATCAGTTACATGAGTTTTGCTTCGGTAGAACCTCGCTAAAATAATTACTAATCCCAAAGCAGAAGCGGTTATTAGCAAAACAGCCTTGTTATTTCCAGGGCCACAAAGAAATTGCTATTTCTAAGCAAGAATAAATTGCACATTTGGGATCCAGAGGTGTAAAATAAATGCATGCAATTTTAGGCACAAAATATGTGCAACCGCAGAGTTGCACATTTCTAGACCTAAAGTTGCATATTTTCAAAACAATGTGTAACTAACCAATTTCATATGATAAAAAAAAATCAACAGTCCACATGGTTTGATTAACATTCATATTTAGATGCTTAAGTAAAAGACATGCTAAACAAAGCAGTATCTAATGTTCGCTTTATCAATTGTCAAGTTATGCATTTAGGGAAGAAAACATGGTCATCTATCTACTGGTTAAGAAATAAGCAGGAAGTTAGAGTGCTAAacacatatttataatatattATATAAATATAAAAGTGCTACTTCCTGATAGAATTTCTCTGTAGGGAGGACCATCGAATATAGCATCAAGATCAGCGCAATGTGTTTGTTTGTACCCCTTCCATTTTTTTTAATTTGGAATATTTTATGGCGGGTACTAATTAGTATAACTAGGTTATACTCTCCAGTTCTAAAATATTTGAATATTTAGGTTTGCTTCAAGTCAAACAtctttaagtttgatcaaatatgtaaacacgcgcacacacacacacacacacacacacacaattttgacaACACCAATAGATTCATCCTAAAAACTATTTTTTACATTATATATTTACTgttttagtttttttaatataATTTTCTATATACATGGTCAAACTTAATGAAGTTTGACTAAGGGTAAATCTAAAATTTCATATATTTAAAAATGCTGGTAGTACACAAAAAATTGACTTAAGCGACACATTTCGTTGGTGTGTAAACTTGTTATATTTATGTACCACTTCATCAGTTTTACCTTTCCCCAACTGTTATTTAGCAAAAGTATCCAGTTTTTCTACACTTTTTTATTTAAATTAATAGAATAACATATCCTTGATTGCAATTTTGGTAGATAGCTTACCAAGCTGGTCGCTTGGTAATAGAATAACATATCCGACCCTGCCCTTTGTTGATTGAGAAATAGTAGCCCGACATGGACATCAATTTCCCGTTTGACAACAAGATTATCGTAATGCATCTCAAATCAAATACTTATGTATATATAAATTCTCCATCGACCAGGCCCATGCATGCTTGCAAGTCGAGTTAAATCTGCCCGCCAAAAACAAAGTCCGGGTTAAATCCCTTTGTTTTTTCTCTTTGTAAAACTGGGACACCTACAAATTGACGTCCGTTAAATTGTTTGCTAAGAAAATTAGTTACGATGGGTCAGACTGTTTGGCTCTCAGGTTTTGTCCGCCCCAGTTGCATCCCTAAAAGTAACTCTAGCAAAGTTAACATAAGAAGCCAATCTACTGATGATACGGCGATTTTGTTATACATGTAGTTGTCATAATTTCTGAAGCACCCTCCATTCCTGACCTATCAGCCTTCATTTTTGTCTTCTTAGAGCCAATTATTGAAGCTCACTCTATACGGGAGTTGTGTGTGGGTCGAACGAAACTTCACGTGGTCCCGCACCTCATATGGGGACGACAGTGATGTTGAAAATAAAGACAAAAAATACGTCTTATTTTAGACCGTGCGTCGATTGCTAATCTAACAACTTGCTGCAATTTGGCCTACTATGTAAAAGGTGCCATCTAGAGTGACAAATTTCAGCGTTCAAAAAAAGATGTCCCAATGGCAAGACATTCCACGATATGAAGTCGATGGTAAGGAGGTTTGTTTGTACCTATGCAGCCGTGGGCCGGATCTTTGAGGTAAGGGTTGCCGTGAAATCCTTTGGTGCAGTTGCAGATGTATCCTGGTCCGTTTGCCGAGTTGAAGCACTCGCTGTTGTCGCTGACACAGGCGTAGGAGTCGCGTTTCACGCGAGCCACTTCGCATGTCTCGTTCCCGATGGCCCAGTCGACCACCACCTTCGCCCGGCCGTAGAATCTGTCGttgaactccggcgaggtggcgtaGCTGGGGAAGAAGGTGAAGTTTGACGACTCCATCAGCACCGCGTAGCTGCAGCGGCTGACGTTGTGGATCTCCGTGGTGTTGAAGCTCGGGTCGAACCACACGCGGTAGAACTGCAGCTCCCCTGGAATGGCCGTCTGGCAGCAGCCTATCCCGGAGCAGGGGCCGTTGCGCAGGGCGCCCTGCTCGCCTCGCCGGCACATGGCCACGCACCCGCTCATGTACTTGCCCGTGTTGCGCTCGTCGCTGATGTACGCGAGCGTTCTGCACCCCACGGCCGTGAACTTGTTGTCGGTGTCGGAGAGCCTGTAGGGCGTGTTTGTGAGGTTGAGTTGCCAGTCGTTGTACTTCATGCCCCCGGAGGTGGCGTTGTAGCAGGCAGAGGAGATGACATTCATCATCCGGGCCTGGCCTCGCTCCAGCGGGAGGCCAACGATCTCCACGTTGCCATGGAATAGCGCCCTGCGGCCACCGACGTCGTCGCAGGTGAGGTTGAAGCCCGGCATCGCGCACTCCGGCCCGATGCCGAACGGGAAAGGGACGTCAATGTCGCCGCACTTGCTCTGGCAGTCGCTGCTAGGCTGCGCTGGTGCTCCTGCTACGGCGGCGAGCCTTGCCGC
Above is a window of Triticum aestivum cultivar Chinese Spring chromosome 6B, IWGSC CS RefSeq v2.1, whole genome shotgun sequence DNA encoding:
- the LOC123138544 gene encoding wall-associated receptor kinase 2 isoform X1; this encodes MASHNHKPESLLLACLGAVFAARLAAVAGAPAQPSSDCQSKCGDIDVPFPFGIGPECAMPGFNLTCDDVGGRRALFHGNVEIVGLPLERGQARMMNVISSACYNATSGGMKYNDWQLNLTNTPYRLSDTDNKFTAVGCRTLAYISDERNTGKYMSGCVAMCRRGEQGALRNGPCSGIGCCQTAIPGELQFYRVWFDPSFNTTEIHNVSRCSYAVLMESSNFTFFPSYATSPEFNDRFYGRAKVVVDWAIGNETCEVARVKRDSYACVSDNSECFNSANGPGYICNCTKGFHGNPYLKDPAHGCIDIDECVDLQPYPCSVRGSCKNLPGRFECVCPDGYTGDAKNGTCESERPPRNQTLGPGAKLAIGASVGILVGLVGFLGVEVIRHKRSIKREALNRQSDEYFKQHGGEILAEMTRDGHGRSIPFTVYTRDEIEAATDSFKKANIVGEGGQGTVYKAVLRDTAVAVKRCKEVDESRTKDFVQELVILCRLDHPNIVKLLGCCLQYEAPILVYEFVPNRTLQELLHPRNQRCCVTLGTRLKIAAQSAGALAHLHSAERPILHGDVKPANILLGDGWVAKVSDFGCSTIDEITQVVPKGTPGYLDPEYLLDYQLTVKNDVYSFGVVLIELLTGKKPLSKERKSLTVMFQESMADGTLHQLLDRGISDEANMAVILQVAELASQCLLVPGASRPAMRLVAEKLRRLADGVQEQSQLPLVLEDLSPMGVGAGVGSSTSTLYTTNSQTTGYFSLEKKTALSIEYAR
- the LOC123138544 gene encoding wall-associated receptor kinase 2 isoform X2, with translation MASHNLGAVFAARLAAVAGAPAQPSSDCQSKCGDIDVPFPFGIGPECAMPGFNLTCDDVGGRRALFHGNVEIVGLPLERGQARMMNVISSACYNATSGGMKYNDWQLNLTNTPYRLSDTDNKFTAVGCRTLAYISDERNTGKYMSGCVAMCRRGEQGALRNGPCSGIGCCQTAIPGELQFYRVWFDPSFNTTEIHNVSRCSYAVLMESSNFTFFPSYATSPEFNDRFYGRAKVVVDWAIGNETCEVARVKRDSYACVSDNSECFNSANGPGYICNCTKGFHGNPYLKDPAHGCIDIDECVDLQPYPCSVRGSCKNLPGRFECVCPDGYTGDAKNGTCESERPPRNQTLGPGAKLAIGASVGILVGLVGFLGVEVIRHKRSIKREALNRQSDEYFKQHGGEILAEMTRDGHGRSIPFTVYTRDEIEAATDSFKKANIVGEGGQGTVYKAVLRDTAVAVKRCKEVDESRTKDFVQELVILCRLDHPNIVKLLGCCLQYEAPILVYEFVPNRTLQELLHPRNQRCCVTLGTRLKIAAQSAGALAHLHSAERPILHGDVKPANILLGDGWVAKVSDFGCSTIDEITQVVPKGTPGYLDPEYLLDYQLTVKNDVYSFGVVLIELLTGKKPLSKERKSLTVMFQESMADGTLHQLLDRGISDEANMAVILQVAELASQCLLVPGASRPAMRLVAEKLRRLADGVQEQSQLPLVLEDLSPMGVGAGVGSSTSTLYTTNSQTTGYFSLEKKTALSIEYAR